A stretch of DNA from Arthrobacter globiformis:
GCTGCTGTGCAGCGCCGCCTTGCGACTGCTGCCGCCTTCATCGACGCCCCGGTGCCGGCGTATTCGTTCGGCCATGCCGGGACGGGAAAGCGGACCCGCAAGCGCACGTCGGAGGACCAGCTCAAGCGGATGCTGCAGCTGGTGCCGTTCCTGGTCCGCAACCAGGGCCTGCCCATCGAGGAGGTCGCCGACAGGTTCGGGGTGACCCGGCAGGAACTCGAGGGCGATCTGCTGATCCTGATCTGCTCCGGCCTGCCGCAGGGCTACCCGGACGAGCTGCTGGACATCCAGTGGGAGGAAGGACACGTTTTCATCAGCCAGTCCATGGAGCTGAACCGGCCCGTCCGATTCACCGTGGACGAGGCCTGCGCGCTGCTCACCGGACTCGAGACCCTTAACGGCCTGCCGGAACTCGCCGAGGGCAGTGCCCTGGAATCGGTGACACTCAAGCTGATGGCGGCCGCGGGGGAGGAGGGGCTCCGCGCCGCTGCCCTGTCCGGGCCGGAGGTGGGACCCGGCAACTCAGCCAACCTCGAGGTCATCCGCGACGCGATCGAATCAGGGTCCCAGCTGCACCTCGTCTACCTATCCGCGCAGAAGGACACCCTGTCGGAGCGGGACGTGGATCCGCTCCGGCTCTACTCCCTGGACAACACCTGGTACTTCGAGGCCTACTGCCATTCGGCGGCCGGCCTCCGGAATTTCCGGCTGGACCGGATCGAGGACCTCACCCCGACCGGCAAGCCCGTCTCGTCGGGGATAAAGCCCGACGGCGGGTTCCCGGCAAAGCTGTTCACCCCCAACGACGACGACACCCTGGTGACCGTCCAGCTCACCGCCCGCGGTGCCGGTCTCGCGGACGACTATTATGCCGAGCGGACAGCCCCGCTTCCGGACGGCGGCCTGGTGGCCGAAATCCGGTTCGGCAACACGGCATGGCTGCCCATGTTCGTAGCCCAGCACGGCGGAACGGCACGGATCCTGGAACCCGGGGCGCTTGCCCGCGCTTCACGGGAGTGGATCCAGGCAGCCCTGGCCCAATACAAG
This window harbors:
- a CDS encoding helix-turn-helix transcriptional regulator; this encodes MSAQRTERLLNLLIALLNSRYGLRRSELREKIYAGGAASDAAFGRMFERDKNDLRDFGFDVETVTDLGWSSDDPGTTRYRIGRESNRLPDVELTPDEWTVLLLASQLWEQAALGTAASNALRKLQAAGGLADVELPAGVQPRIKPAGQAFEDLVAAMHAQHAVRFRYLAGSTGREEERTVEPWGLGSRFGQWYLVGFDRGRGAKRFFRLSRFTSAVTILEREAFTPPAGFNVRAQLDSLPELPVSAAVVDVRSGKLLGLRKRAAGATTSAAADPDAATGTEADAGWDRLTVPYRDAEVLGEELASYGPNVRVVAPAELSAAVQRRLATAAAFIDAPVPAYSFGHAGTGKRTRKRTSEDQLKRMLQLVPFLVRNQGLPIEEVADRFGVTRQELEGDLLILICSGLPQGYPDELLDIQWEEGHVFISQSMELNRPVRFTVDEACALLTGLETLNGLPELAEGSALESVTLKLMAAAGEEGLRAAALSGPEVGPGNSANLEVIRDAIESGSQLHLVYLSAQKDTLSERDVDPLRLYSLDNTWYFEAYCHSAAGLRNFRLDRIEDLTPTGKPVSSGIKPDGGFPAKLFTPNDDDTLVTVQLTARGAGLADDYYAERTAPLPDGGLVAEIRFGNTAWLPMFVAQHGGTARILEPGALARASREWIQAALAQYKG